One Dysosmobacter welbionis DNA segment encodes these proteins:
- a CDS encoding RrF2 family transcriptional regulator — MKISTKGRYALRLMIDVAVHGGEEFVSLKDVAARQGISMKYLEQIAGLLGKAGFLRSGRGALGGYRLTKAPEEYTLGSILRLTEGNLAPVACLETEENACERCGVCPTLDFWTGLYAAVNEYVDRFTLADLVREELEKQGRASRPSTD; from the coding sequence GTGAAGATTTCGACCAAGGGGCGGTACGCCCTGCGCCTGATGATCGATGTGGCGGTCCACGGCGGGGAGGAGTTCGTCTCCTTGAAGGATGTGGCCGCCCGGCAGGGCATTTCCATGAAGTATCTGGAGCAGATCGCGGGTCTGCTGGGAAAGGCGGGATTCCTCCGCAGCGGGCGTGGCGCCCTGGGGGGATATCGTCTGACGAAAGCGCCGGAGGAGTATACCCTGGGCAGTATCCTCCGGCTGACAGAGGGAAATCTGGCCCCGGTGGCCTGCCTGGAGACGGAGGAGAACGCCTGCGAGCGGTGCGGCGTCTGCCCGACCCTGGACTTCTGGACGGGCCTGTATGCGGCCGTGAACGAATATGTAGACCGCTTCACCCTGGCGGATCTGGTGCGGGAGGAATTGGAGAAACAGGGGAGAGCGTCCCGACCCTCCACAGACTGA
- a CDS encoding MogA/MoaB family molybdenum cofactor biosynthesis protein, with product MFKAAVLTVSDRSFRGERPDAGGPLVVEILKNAGYAVTETAIVPDEKGRIEAALRQWCDREPVDLIVTTGGTGFAPRDVTPEATLAVCDRLTPGIPEAMRYASMQVTNRAMLSRAAAGIRKGTLIVNLPGSPKAARENLEAVLPALAHGLEMLSGRPADCAGLTD from the coding sequence ATGTTCAAAGCCGCTGTCCTGACCGTCAGCGACCGGAGTTTCCGGGGAGAGCGCCCTGACGCGGGCGGGCCTCTGGTTGTGGAAATTCTGAAAAACGCCGGGTACGCGGTGACGGAGACCGCCATTGTCCCGGACGAGAAGGGCCGGATCGAGGCTGCCCTGCGGCAGTGGTGCGACCGGGAGCCGGTGGATCTCATCGTCACCACCGGAGGCACCGGCTTCGCCCCCCGGGATGTGACGCCGGAGGCCACCCTCGCCGTGTGTGACCGGCTGACCCCCGGCATTCCGGAGGCCATGCGCTACGCCTCCATGCAGGTGACGAACCGGGCCATGCTGTCCCGGGCCGCGGCGGGCATCCGGAAGGGGACGCTCATCGTGAATCTCCCCGGCTCTCCCAAGGCGGCCAGGGAAAACCTGGAGGCCGTCCTCCCCGCGCTCGCCCACGGGCTGGAGATGCTCTCCGGACGGCCCGCCGACTGCGCCGGGCTGACGGACTGA